From Penaeus monodon isolate SGIC_2016 chromosome 6, NSTDA_Pmon_1, whole genome shotgun sequence, the proteins below share one genomic window:
- the LOC119573774 gene encoding uncharacterized protein LOC119573774 yields MRTTALLCLASLFVVASTMPPFGGYGSYASPSGYGSGYVPPSSYGSGYVPPSSYGSGYWPLGGLGSSNPASGYGSFSVPGVTSLLPSPAKTVAKVKTVISSLGKKVLPLLTSPTNTTSAAASAIKKYVTAAKTLASPFQPGLEY; encoded by the exons ATGAGAACCACCGCGTTGCTATGTCTCGCTTCGTTGTTCGTTGTCGCGTCTACCATGCCTCCATTTGGTGGGTATGGTAGCTATGCGTCCCCGAGTGGTTATGGCAGTGGTTACGTGCCTCCGAGTAGCTATGGCAGTGGTTACGTGCCTCCGAGTAGTTATGGCAGTGGTTACTGGCCTCTGGGTGGTTTGGGTAGCTCGAACCCGGCAAGTGGCTATGGCAGTTTCTCGGTCCCAG GAGTAACCTCGCTGTTGCCGTCCCCTGCCAAGACTGTAGCCAAAGTTAAGACTGTTATTTCGTCCTTGGGCAAGAAGGTCTTGCCTCTACTCACTTCACCCACAA acacGACCTCTGCAGCCGCTTCAGCAATCAAGAAGTATGTCACTGCAGCTAAAACTCTTGCTTCACCGTTCCAACCCGGCCTGGAATACTGA